A DNA window from Halomonas zincidurans B6 contains the following coding sequences:
- a CDS encoding ABC transporter permease yields MIAFLIKRLFHAFLVMFIISVISFAIQDNLGDPIQQMVGQSVPESERAILREELGLNDPFMVQYLRFAKNAMHFDFGYSYFYGEPTIDVVLRYLPATLELVFATTLLIILLSVPIGVYSAIKPRSPLSRLFMGVSIVGISIPVFLTAIVLIQIYAIGVQITPFPADTGWGSWLNGLLSTDGGMPAYGRGDVVPVFGTWSTNFASLEGLTYLVLPAISLASIMLPLFIRLIRAEMLEVLQSEYVKFAKAKGISMRRIYFLHALKNTMLPVITVGGVQIGTLVAYTILTETVFQWPGVGLMFLDAIERSDIPLIVTYLMIVGLIFVITNTLVDLIYGLVNPTVKLTGKPA; encoded by the coding sequence ATGATTGCCTTTCTGATCAAGCGCCTGTTTCACGCCTTCCTGGTGATGTTCATCATCAGCGTGATCAGCTTCGCCATCCAGGACAACCTCGGCGACCCCATCCAGCAAATGGTCGGTCAGTCGGTTCCCGAGAGCGAGCGCGCCATATTGCGTGAAGAATTGGGCCTCAATGACCCGTTCATGGTGCAGTATCTGCGCTTCGCCAAGAATGCCATGCATTTCGATTTCGGCTATTCCTATTTTTATGGCGAGCCGACCATCGACGTCGTCCTGCGTTACCTGCCGGCGACGCTGGAGCTGGTGTTCGCAACGACGCTGCTGATCATCCTGCTGTCGGTGCCGATCGGCGTCTACAGCGCCATCAAGCCACGCTCGCCGCTGTCGCGGCTGTTCATGGGCGTGTCGATCGTGGGTATTTCGATACCGGTGTTCCTCACCGCGATCGTGCTGATCCAGATATATGCCATCGGCGTACAGATCACGCCCTTTCCCGCCGATACCGGGTGGGGCAGCTGGCTCAACGGACTGCTGTCCACCGACGGCGGCATGCCCGCCTACGGGCGCGGCGACGTGGTCCCGGTATTCGGAACCTGGAGTACCAACTTCGCCTCGCTGGAAGGCCTCACCTATCTGGTGCTGCCGGCGATATCGCTGGCCTCGATCATGCTGCCGCTGTTCATTCGGCTGATTCGCGCCGAAATGCTCGAGGTGCTGCAGTCCGAGTACGTCAAGTTTGCCAAGGCCAAGGGCATCAGCATGCGCCGCATCTATTTCCTGCATGCGTTGAAGAACACCATGCTGCCGGTGATTACCGTGGGCGGCGTGCAGATCGGCACCCTGGTCGCCTACACCATCCTCACCGAAACGGTCTTCCAGTGGCCCGGCGTGGGGCTGATGTTCCTCGATGCCATCGAGCGCTCCGACATTCCGCTCATCGTCACCTATCTGATGATCGTCGGCCTGATCTTCGTGATCACCAATACGTTGGTCGATCTGATCTACGGTCTGGTCAATCCCACCGTGAAACTCACAGGGAAGCCCGCATGA
- a CDS encoding ABC transporter substrate-binding protein has translation MIHKKTLLATLVGASLCLPMAAAAKDVTGDGKDLTLRVAYDADPVSLDIQEQLSGGILQLSHLTFDPLVRWNQDLQFEPRLATGWKQLDDTTLQMNLRKGVKFHSGNPFTAKDVAWTVERLKRSADFKAIFEPVESVEVVDDYTINLNTKKPYPLLLNLATYIFPMDSEFYSGKTENGKDKSAIVKNGNSFASRNVSGTGPYTVTQRQQGVKVEFERFEGYWDKQSPGNADHIVLTPISENATRVAALLSGDVDFISPVPPNDLERVRAAEGVKLVTMSGTRIIMLQMNQERVEAFKDPKVRKAFVYAVNQQAIAERLMKGFATPAAQLSPKGYVGYNPDLEPRYDLEKAKQLMKEAGYEDGFSITMMAPNNRYVNDAQIAQAVAAMLARINVTVDLKTLPKAQYWSEFDARAADMMMIGWQSDTQDSANFFEYLTFCPDADTGAGQYNAGMYCNPEVDQLVRDANLETDRAKRAEMLQAAEKAIYDDAAFIPLHWQDLAWAADTNVQIEPVLNVMNFPYLGDVVIKPE, from the coding sequence ATGATTCATAAGAAAACACTGCTTGCCACCCTGGTGGGTGCCTCGCTATGCCTGCCCATGGCCGCAGCCGCCAAGGACGTCACGGGTGATGGCAAAGACCTTACCTTGCGCGTCGCCTACGACGCCGACCCTGTCTCGCTGGACATTCAGGAACAGCTGTCCGGTGGAATACTCCAGCTATCTCACCTGACCTTCGACCCCCTGGTGCGCTGGAATCAGGACCTGCAGTTCGAGCCGCGCCTGGCCACCGGCTGGAAACAGCTCGACGACACCACGCTGCAGATGAACCTGCGCAAAGGCGTCAAGTTTCACAGCGGCAACCCTTTCACCGCCAAGGACGTCGCCTGGACCGTCGAGCGCCTCAAGCGCAGCGCCGATTTCAAGGCGATCTTCGAGCCGGTCGAGAGCGTCGAAGTGGTCGACGATTACACCATCAATCTCAATACCAAGAAGCCCTATCCGCTGCTGTTGAACCTGGCCACCTATATCTTCCCGATGGACAGCGAGTTCTACAGCGGCAAGACCGAGAACGGCAAGGACAAGAGCGCGATCGTCAAGAACGGCAACTCCTTCGCGTCGCGCAACGTCTCGGGAACCGGACCCTATACCGTCACCCAGCGTCAGCAGGGCGTGAAGGTCGAGTTCGAGCGCTTCGAGGGTTACTGGGACAAGCAGTCACCGGGCAACGCCGATCATATCGTGCTGACTCCGATCAGCGAGAATGCCACCCGTGTAGCCGCCCTGCTCTCCGGCGACGTCGATTTCATCTCGCCGGTGCCGCCCAACGATCTGGAGCGCGTGCGCGCGGCCGAGGGCGTCAAGCTGGTGACCATGTCCGGCACCCGGATCATCATGCTGCAGATGAATCAGGAGCGCGTCGAGGCCTTCAAGGATCCCAAGGTCCGCAAGGCCTTCGTCTATGCCGTCAATCAGCAAGCCATCGCCGAGCGCCTGATGAAGGGCTTCGCCACGCCGGCGGCGCAACTTTCGCCGAAAGGCTACGTTGGGTATAACCCGGACCTTGAGCCGCGCTACGACCTGGAAAAAGCCAAGCAGCTGATGAAGGAAGCCGGTTACGAGGACGGTTTCAGCATCACCATGATGGCGCCCAACAACCGCTACGTGAACGACGCGCAGATCGCCCAGGCGGTCGCGGCCATGCTGGCGCGGATCAACGTCACGGTGGATCTGAAGACGCTGCCCAAGGCCCAGTACTGGTCGGAATTCGACGCTCGCGCTGCCGACATGATGATGATCGGCTGGCAATCCGACACCCAGGACTCGGCGAACTTCTTCGAGTACCTGACGTTCTGTCCCGATGCCGACACCGGCGCCGGTCAGTACAACGCTGGCATGTACTGCAATCCGGAAGTCGATCAGCTGGTGCGCGACGCCAATCTCGAGACCGATCGCGCCAAGCGTGCCGAGATGTTGCAGGCCGCGGAGAAGGCCATCTACGACGATGCCGCCTTCATTCCGCTGCACTGGCAGGACCTGGCCTGGGCCGCCGACACCAACGTCCAGATCGAGCCGGTACTCAATGTCATGAACTTCCCCTACCTGGGCGACGTCGTCATCAAACCGGAATAG
- the can gene encoding carbonate dehydratase: MKTEMKRLLERNRDWAENVRRQDPDFFARLSQQQNPDYLWIGCSDSRVPANQIIDLPPGEVFVHRNVANLLQHNDMNALSVVQFAVDVLEVRHIMVVGHYGCGGVKAAITGGEFGMVDYWLHSIRELYSRHRDSLKDLPLDTQVDRMCEHNVRAQVANLCQTKIIQRAWLRGQSLAVHGWVYGLSDGRVSDLDCTIEGLNQVSQLYRVDRIEPTTPTD; encoded by the coding sequence ATGAAAACCGAAATGAAGCGTCTGCTGGAGCGCAACCGCGACTGGGCAGAAAACGTGCGTCGCCAGGACCCGGACTTCTTCGCGCGTCTGTCGCAACAGCAGAATCCGGACTATCTATGGATTGGCTGCTCGGATAGCCGGGTTCCCGCCAACCAGATCATCGATCTTCCCCCCGGCGAGGTCTTCGTCCATCGCAACGTCGCCAACCTTCTCCAGCACAACGACATGAACGCCCTGTCGGTGGTCCAGTTCGCCGTCGACGTGCTCGAGGTCAGGCATATCATGGTGGTCGGCCACTATGGTTGCGGCGGTGTCAAGGCAGCGATTACCGGCGGCGAATTCGGCATGGTCGACTATTGGCTGCACTCGATACGCGAGCTCTACAGCCGTCATCGAGACAGCCTCAAGGACTTGCCGCTCGACACCCAGGTCGACCGCATGTGCGAGCACAACGTTCGCGCTCAGGTCGCGAACCTGTGCCAGACCAAGATCATCCAGCGCGCCTGGCTGCGCGGCCAATCGCTCGCCGTGCATGGCTGGGTCTATGGGCTCAGCGACGGACGCGTCAGCGATCTCGATTGCACCATCGAAGGCCTCAATCAGGTCTCGCAACTCTACCGCGTCGACCGCATCGAACCGACGACACCGACGGACTGA
- the gorA gene encoding glutathione-disulfide reductase, translating into MAEYDYDLFVIGAGSGGVRAARTAAATGARVAIAEDRYLGGTCVNVGCVPKKLYSYAAHFHEAFDDSAGFGWQLPEAPRFDWATLRDNKIAEIKRLNGIYNRLLDNAGVTLINARAKVVDDHRVEVNGEMLSAEKILVAVGGWPWIPDFPGNEHVIDSNRVFDLAEFPRRFLVLGGGYIAVEFASIFNGLGSESHLVYRGALFLRGFDHEVREFTRDEMCKKGVNLHFETTIEAIEKQGDVLQVTLTNGETLEVDAVLAATGRRPQLAGLGLDQLDVALNSDGTLKVNERYETSIPSILALGDVTGGPELTPVALAEAMHMVQHHFTSNPPGPLDYQNIATAVFCHPNIGTVGLSEEEARADFGEVRIYTADFRPMKHTLSGSDERCLMKLVVDDTSDRVVGAHMVGEEAGEVIQAIAIAVRAGLRKTDFDATIGIHPTGAEEFVTMRTPSRR; encoded by the coding sequence GTGGCTGAGTACGATTACGATCTGTTCGTCATCGGCGCCGGCTCGGGGGGCGTGCGTGCCGCACGTACCGCCGCCGCGACCGGGGCCCGAGTTGCCATCGCCGAGGACCGCTATCTCGGGGGCACCTGCGTCAACGTGGGTTGCGTACCCAAGAAACTCTATTCCTACGCTGCGCACTTCCATGAAGCCTTCGATGACAGCGCCGGCTTCGGTTGGCAATTGCCCGAAGCGCCGCGCTTCGACTGGGCCACCCTGCGCGACAACAAGATCGCCGAGATCAAGCGTCTCAACGGTATCTACAACCGGCTGCTCGATAACGCGGGGGTGACCCTGATCAACGCCCGCGCCAAGGTCGTCGATGACCATCGCGTCGAGGTCAATGGCGAGATGCTGAGTGCCGAGAAGATCCTGGTGGCGGTCGGCGGCTGGCCGTGGATTCCGGATTTTCCCGGCAACGAGCATGTGATCGATTCCAATCGGGTATTCGATCTCGCCGAATTTCCCAGGCGTTTCCTGGTGCTGGGCGGTGGTTATATCGCCGTCGAGTTCGCCAGCATCTTCAACGGCCTGGGCAGCGAATCGCATCTGGTCTACCGCGGCGCACTGTTCCTGCGCGGCTTCGATCATGAAGTCCGTGAGTTCACCCGCGACGAAATGTGCAAGAAAGGCGTCAACCTGCACTTCGAAACGACCATCGAGGCCATCGAAAAACAGGGCGATGTCCTTCAGGTGACGCTGACCAACGGCGAGACCCTCGAAGTCGACGCCGTGCTCGCGGCGACCGGCCGACGCCCGCAGCTGGCCGGGCTGGGGCTGGATCAGCTCGATGTCGCGCTCAACTCCGACGGCACGCTCAAGGTCAACGAGCGCTACGAGACGTCGATTCCCTCGATACTCGCGCTCGGCGACGTCACCGGCGGCCCCGAGCTGACCCCCGTGGCGCTGGCCGAGGCCATGCACATGGTGCAGCACCATTTCACCTCGAATCCACCGGGGCCGCTGGATTATCAGAACATTGCCACCGCGGTGTTCTGCCACCCCAATATCGGCACGGTGGGGCTCAGCGAGGAGGAGGCGCGTGCCGACTTCGGCGAGGTGCGCATCTATACCGCCGATTTCCGGCCGATGAAGCACACCCTCTCGGGCAGCGACGAGCGCTGCCTGATGAAGCTGGTCGTCGACGATACCAGCGACCGTGTCGTCGGCGCGCACATGGTCGGCGAAGAGGCGGGCGAGGTCATCCAGGCCATCGCCATCGCCGTACGCGCGGGGCTGCGCAAGACCGACTTCGACGCCACGATCGGTATACACCCGACCGGCGCCGAAGAGTTCGTCACCATGCGTACGCCCAGCCGACGCTGA
- the ectA gene encoding diaminobutyrate acetyltransferase: MNMTSQPFIPSADLAKPSVADAIVGHDHNPLFLRKPTTDDGWAIYELVKSCPPLDVNSAYAYLLLATQFRDSCAVATDEEGEVVGFVSGYPKRNAPDTYFLWQVAVGEKARGTGLARRLVEAVMRRPQMAQVRHMETTITPDNQASWGLFKRLADRWQAPLNSREYFSTDQLGGEHDPENLVRIGPFDPERI, encoded by the coding sequence ATGAACATGACATCCCAGCCTTTCATCCCCTCGGCCGATTTGGCGAAGCCCAGCGTCGCCGATGCCATAGTGGGTCATGATCACAACCCCTTGTTCCTTCGCAAGCCCACCACCGACGATGGCTGGGCCATCTACGAACTTGTCAAGTCCTGCCCGCCGCTCGACGTCAACTCCGCCTATGCCTACCTGCTGTTGGCGACCCAGTTTCGTGACAGCTGTGCCGTTGCCACCGACGAGGAGGGCGAGGTGGTCGGCTTCGTCTCGGGTTATCCCAAGCGCAACGCGCCGGACACGTATTTCCTGTGGCAGGTCGCCGTCGGCGAGAAGGCGCGTGGCACGGGGCTTGCCCGGCGGTTGGTCGAGGCCGTGATGCGGCGCCCGCAAATGGCTCAGGTGCGGCATATGGAAACCACCATCACGCCGGACAACCAGGCGTCGTGGGGGTTGTTCAAACGTCTCGCCGATCGCTGGCAAGCACCGCTCAACAGCCGCGAGTACTTTTCCACCGACCAGCTCGGTGGCGAGCACGACCCGGAAAATCTGGTGCGCATCGGGCCATTCGATCCCGAGCGCATCTGA
- the ectB gene encoding diaminobutyrate--2-oxoglutarate transaminase encodes MHTQILERMESEVRTYSRSFPVVFTKAQNARLTDESGREYIDFLAGAGTLNYGHNNPHIKQALVDYLASDGIVHGLDFWTAAKRDYLEALEEVILKPRGLDYKVHLPGPTGTNAVEAAIRLARVAKGRHNIVTFTNGFHGVTMGALATTGNRKFREATGGIPTQGAAFLPYDGYMGEAIDTLDYFEKLLGDKSGGLDTPAGVIVETVQGEGGINVAGLEWLKRLEGICRANDILLIVDDIQAGCGRTGKFFSFEHAGVTPDIVTNSKSLSGYGLPFAHVLMRPELDKWKPGQYNGTFRGFNLAFTTAAAAMRKYWSDDVFERDVQRKSRIVEERFQKIAAWLGEQGIEASERGRGLMRGIDVGSGEIADKITHKAFENGLIIETSGQDGEVVKCLCPLTITDEDLLEGLDILESSTRQAFS; translated from the coding sequence ATGCACACACAGATTCTCGAACGCATGGAATCCGAAGTCAGAACCTATTCGCGCTCCTTTCCTGTCGTCTTCACCAAGGCGCAGAATGCCCGCCTGACCGACGAGAGCGGCCGAGAGTACATCGACTTTCTGGCCGGCGCGGGCACGCTCAACTACGGGCATAACAATCCGCATATCAAGCAGGCGTTGGTCGATTACCTGGCGTCGGACGGCATCGTTCACGGCCTGGACTTCTGGACCGCCGCCAAGCGCGACTATCTCGAGGCTCTCGAGGAAGTGATTCTCAAGCCCCGCGGGCTCGACTACAAGGTGCATCTGCCGGGGCCGACCGGCACCAATGCCGTCGAGGCGGCAATCCGCCTGGCGCGGGTGGCCAAGGGGCGTCACAACATCGTCACCTTCACCAATGGCTTTCATGGCGTGACCATGGGCGCGCTGGCCACTACCGGCAATCGCAAGTTCCGCGAGGCGACCGGCGGCATTCCCACCCAGGGCGCTGCCTTCCTGCCCTATGACGGCTACATGGGCGAGGCGATCGATACGCTGGACTACTTCGAGAAGCTGCTGGGCGACAAGTCCGGCGGTCTCGATACGCCGGCCGGGGTAATCGTCGAGACGGTGCAGGGCGAGGGCGGCATCAACGTGGCCGGCCTCGAATGGCTCAAGCGTCTGGAAGGCATCTGCCGGGCCAATGACATCCTGTTGATCGTCGACGACATCCAGGCAGGCTGCGGGCGTACCGGCAAGTTCTTCAGCTTCGAACACGCCGGCGTCACGCCCGACATCGTCACCAACTCCAAATCGCTGTCCGGCTATGGCTTGCCGTTCGCGCATGTGCTGATGCGTCCCGAGCTCGACAAGTGGAAGCCCGGTCAGTACAACGGCACGTTCCGCGGCTTCAATCTGGCCTTCACGACCGCCGCCGCCGCGATGCGCAAGTACTGGAGCGACGATGTCTTCGAACGTGACGTGCAGCGCAAGAGCCGGATCGTCGAGGAACGCTTCCAGAAGATCGCCGCCTGGCTGGGCGAGCAGGGCATCGAAGCCAGCGAGCGTGGCCGCGGGCTGATGCGCGGTATCGATGTGGGCAGCGGCGAGATCGCCGACAAGATCACCCACAAGGCGTTCGAGAATGGCCTGATCATCGAAACCAGCGGCCAGGATGGCGAAGTGGTCAAGTGCCTGTGCCCGCTGACGATTACCGACGAGGACCTGCTCGAAGGTCTCGATATCCTGGAATCCAGTACCCGCCAGGCCTTCAGCTGA
- a CDS encoding ectoine synthase, protein MIVRNLEEARQTDRLVTAANGNWDSTRLSLADDGGKCSFHITRIFGGTETHIHYKHHFEAVYCIEGKGEVETLADGKLWPIGPGDIYILDQHDDHMLRASETLVLACVFTPGLTGNEDHRDDGSYAPSGEL, encoded by the coding sequence ATGATCGTTCGCAATCTCGAGGAAGCGCGCCAGACCGACCGGCTGGTTACCGCAGCGAATGGCAACTGGGACAGTACGCGGCTGTCTCTTGCCGACGATGGCGGCAAATGCTCGTTCCACATCACGCGGATCTTCGGCGGTACCGAGACCCATATCCATTACAAGCATCACTTCGAAGCGGTCTATTGCATCGAAGGCAAGGGGGAAGTCGAGACGCTGGCCGACGGCAAGCTCTGGCCGATCGGTCCGGGCGATATCTACATCCTCGACCAGCACGACGATCACATGCTGCGCGCCTCAGAGACGTTGGTGCTGGCCTGTGTGTTCACCCCCGGGCTGACCGGCAACGAAGATCACCGTGACGATGGCTCCTACGCACCCTCCGGAGAGCTCTGA
- a CDS encoding efflux RND transporter periplasmic adaptor subunit produces MKTATRMIVVLVLLAVILGGIFGWKFLQMQKRGEQMSQAQPPTLVDSAALDTEAWRPQIKSVGSLRAINGVAVSNEVAGVVSEIAFESGQRVARGDILIKLEDSVDRAALAALEAQARLANETFRRYSDLLPRNAISQSQYDEAQANYQAARADVAQQQAQLDKKTIRAPFDGVVGLRQVDLGEYIAVGTPIVELNMLDPIYVDYSVAEKQLDQVQAGRQVEVRVAAFPERAFDGVIEAVAPTVDESSRTLDVRAKLTNSERLLRPGMFADVRTLAPDSVSVPTLPRTALAFNTYGDYVFKIVENDQGQAIAQRTQVSIGRLRGDQVEITQGLEPGDRVVATGQLRLRDGQPIQIKDKGASEDSADAASNANGGAPASDSEASNAEAQG; encoded by the coding sequence ATGAAAACCGCCACACGCATGATCGTCGTCCTGGTATTGCTGGCCGTGATTCTCGGAGGGATCTTCGGCTGGAAGTTTCTGCAAATGCAGAAAAGGGGCGAACAGATGTCGCAGGCCCAGCCACCGACGCTGGTCGACAGCGCCGCCCTGGACACCGAAGCCTGGCGACCACAGATCAAGTCGGTCGGCTCGCTGCGGGCAATCAATGGCGTGGCGGTTTCCAACGAAGTCGCCGGCGTGGTCAGCGAAATCGCCTTCGAATCCGGCCAGCGCGTCGCGCGTGGCGATATCCTCATCAAGCTCGAGGACAGCGTCGACCGGGCCGCGTTGGCTGCTCTGGAAGCCCAGGCCCGGCTAGCCAACGAGACGTTCCGGCGATACTCCGACCTGCTGCCGCGCAACGCTATCTCGCAGTCGCAATATGACGAGGCCCAGGCCAATTATCAGGCTGCACGGGCCGATGTTGCACAGCAACAGGCGCAGCTTGACAAGAAGACCATCCGCGCCCCGTTCGATGGCGTGGTCGGGCTGCGCCAGGTCGATCTGGGCGAATACATCGCCGTCGGCACGCCGATCGTCGAGTTGAACATGCTCGACCCGATCTACGTCGACTACAGCGTGGCCGAGAAGCAACTCGACCAGGTCCAGGCCGGTCGCCAGGTCGAGGTTCGCGTGGCGGCATTTCCCGAGCGAGCGTTCGACGGCGTGATCGAGGCCGTGGCACCGACCGTGGATGAAAGCAGTCGGACGCTGGATGTACGGGCCAAGCTCACCAACTCGGAGCGGCTGCTGCGCCCGGGGATGTTCGCCGACGTCCGCACCCTGGCGCCGGACAGCGTCAGCGTGCCGACGCTGCCGCGTACCGCCCTCGCCTTCAATACTTATGGCGATTACGTCTTCAAGATCGTCGAGAACGACCAGGGCCAGGCGATCGCCCAGCGCACCCAGGTCAGCATTGGCCGCCTGCGTGGCGACCAGGTGGAGATCACCCAGGGGCTCGAGCCCGGCGATCGCGTCGTCGCCACCGGCCAGCTGCGCCTGCGCGACGGTCAGCCGATTCAGATCAAGGACAAAGGAGCCAGCGAGGATAGCGCGGACGCGGCGAGCAATGCGAATGGCGGCGCACCGGCTTCCGATAGCGAGGCGTCGAACGCGGAGGCGCAGGGCTGA